A region of the Culex quinquefasciatus strain JHB chromosome 1, VPISU_Cqui_1.0_pri_paternal, whole genome shotgun sequence genome:
GACTCGAATGAGTCCGTCACCGTGCAGGATCGGGTTGAGCCACTTCAGCGGCGACGACGGTGATACTCGTTCTTTGGAGACCAGATCGGCAGCATCTTCTGCAAACATGTCTCGCTGGGCTACACGGCACAGAGCGATCTCAGCGTCACGCAGCTCGGCAGCAGTGAGAATTTCGGGACGCTCGGGCTTCTGCTTCTTGGATACAGCTTTTAGGATACGGAAGTATCTTCTCCAGTAAGCAACAGCGCGACGTAGGTGGAAGTAATCGGAGAAACGGCTGAACAGCTCATCGGAGAACTTCGGATCGGCTGCGGTGATCAGCATCACGGCGGCCTTGCTTCTTGCTCCAGGTAGAGTAGCAGGATCGACATCGGGAATCACAGAGCGTGGCCAGTGTTCACGGGACTTGGACAGGTACTCCGGGCCAAACCACCACAGCAAACAGTTGACAAGCTCGATGGGACCACGGGAAAGGACGTCGGCTGGGTTACAGATTCCGGGAACATGTCGCCAGCGTCTCACGTCGGTTTCGGCTTGGATCCGTGCTACTCGGTTCGCCACAAATGTCTTCCAGTCTTCGTCTTCGAGTCTGTATGGAAGAACACTTCTACCGGCTTCTTGATGGCTTTCACCACCTTCTTGTACAGTTTCACGGACAGTTCAGCTCCACACAACTCAAGATCGGCGATGGATTGAAGCTTGGACAGCGGAGCGACCTTGGATCTCGACGCCAACAGTCTCACTTGGATACCTTTGACCGTCTCACAGCGCACGTAACAGTTGGCTCCGTAGGCTTTCTCCGACGCATCAGAGTAGAAGTGCAGCTCGACGGACATGGCGGTTGGCAGGTACACACATCTTGGAATCCGGACTTTCGACAACTCTTCAAGCGTACTGTGGTACGCTTTCCATTCAGCTTGCAGCTGCGAGGGAGCGGGCGGTCCCATTCGTAGTGGTGCTTCTCCTTGGTGCGCAAAGTCCACAGACCCTGTATGTACAGCTTGGATACTACGATAACTGGACCACTGAAACCAGCTGGATCGAAAATCTTGGCGATGTACGACATCACGATCCGCTTCGTGAGTACAGCTGCGGGTAGTGGAAGTTCCACCTTGAAACGGAATGTGTCGGAAACTGGATCCCAAACAAGTCCGAGCACAGACACGGATTGGTCGTCCTTCAAGTCACGGAGCGGAACGATGGCAAGATCTTCTTCCGGAATATCAGCTAGCGCCTCTGGAACGTTGGATGCCCACTTCTAAAGCGGGAAATCGGCTGCTAACAGCATGGCGGATACTTCCGGGTTCGGGTTGCGGGTGGGAGATCATCAGCGCCAGACAGGAAATCATCCACATAGAAATCCTGCTTCACTGCTTCGACTGCTTCTGGGTAGTTCTTGGTTTCGTCTTTGGCTATCTCGAGGAGGGTGTGGGTTGCCAAGAATGGCGAGGATGCGAAACCGTACGTTACGGTGTTCAGCTCGTACGTCGCAAGCGGTTGGGTTGGAGTGGGACGCCAGAGGATGCGTTGGTACGGACGGTCTTCCGGATGTATCAAAACTTGACGGTACATTTTCTCACAGTCTGCTACTAGTGCGATTGGGTAGGTCCGGAAACGCATGACGATCGACAGCAAATCTTCCTGAACGACTGGTCCCACCAGTTGCAGGTCGTTCATGGAGAATCCCGACGCCGTCTTGCACGACGCGTCGAAAACTACACGGACTTTGGTTGTGGTACTCGAGGCCTTGAATACCGGGTGGTGTGGAAGATAACAGTGCGGAATGCTGTCGTCCACGGGATCGTCGACCTTGTGCATGTGGTTGAGGCGTTCGTACTCGTCCATGAACTTACAGTACGCTTCACGAGTGGTGGGATTACGCTCCAGTCTTTTCTCCAGGCTCAGGAAACGACGTTCGGCGATTGTTCTGGATGCGCCGAGGGTGACGAGCGGATCGCGGGTGAGTGGCAAGCGAACGCTATAATGACTCGACGAATCACGCGTGGTGGTAGCGGAATAGATTTCTTCACAGTGGGTTTCTTCTGTGGTTAGCACTGAACAAGGTTCGACAGCTTCCAGTTCCCAGAACTTCTGGAGAGCTTGTTCCAGGCTTCGATCAACAGTGGTGAGGTGGCAAACACGTGGGATACTTGGGGATGGGATACACACTTTTCCGGATACGGTCCACCCAAACACTGTCTCGATCATCAACGGGAGTCCCTCGTCCCTCGTCGAGGGTCTGCTTGCTGCCAGTGTGCAGCTCATTGTAGGATTCTCCGCCGATAACGATGTCAATATCGGACGGAACGTTGAACTTGGGGTCTGCCAACGAAACTTCAGGTAACTTCCACTGGGATACGTCGACTGGGATGGTTGGCAGGTTGATCGTCGGTCTCTTCAGGATAAGGAAATCGCGCTTAGCAGCGTACGGAGTGTACTTGGATTGGATGGTTGCAGTCAGCTGGCACTTGATCTGCTTCGTGGATTCTCCGATACCTGCTACATCGATGTCGACCTTCTTCCGACGGAGGTTCAGGGTGTTCGCAAGCTTCTTCGTGATGAAGTTGCACATGGACGCCGAATCGAGCAGGGCTCTAGTAGGATACTTTTTCCGTTCTGGCCAGGTCTCCAGGAGTACTGTGCTTCGGTGCGACTGGACCGACAAGCTAACTTGGGATTCTGTGTTCGACGTACTAGGTGTGGGATCCACCGACGTCGACGTGGATTGGATCGGTTGCTGGGATGGCTTCTTCGGCGCGGCTTGGTTGACGACATCTTCGGGGTGCATCTCGGTGCAACAGGGTGTGGTGCTTCTCGTGGCAGACCTGGCACGTAAATCTCGACAAGCAATTCCGAGATTGGTGTCCGGATCGGAAGCAGTTCCAGCAAAGACGCTTCTGGTACACCAAGTCTTGGCGTTGTTGGATGGACTTCCTGGCAAACACTGAGCATTCAAACAAACGATGGGATTCCGAGCAGGCCAGACACTGTGGATTGTTGC
Encoded here:
- the LOC119769852 gene encoding uncharacterized protein LOC119769852, producing MLITAADPKFSDELFSRFSDYFHLRRAVAYWRRYFRILKAVSKKQKPERPEILTAAELRDAEIALCRVAQRDMFAEDAADLVSKERVSPSSPLKWLNPILHGDGLIRVGGRLSNAAVPDEVKHPIVLLAKHSLSILLAKS
- the LOC119769858 gene encoding uncharacterized protein LOC119769858 — translated: MGPPAPSQLQAEWKAYHSTLEELSKVRIPRCVYLPTAMSVELHFYSDASEKAYGANCYVRCETVKGIQVRLLASRSKVAPLSKLQSIADLELCGAELSVKLYKKVVKAIKKPVEVFFHTDSKTKTGRHLWRTE